A stretch of Acidimicrobiales bacterium DNA encodes these proteins:
- a CDS encoding AMP-binding protein: MDQPRPWTEHTDGAPFDLPEPGTLVGAWASTLSDDPDRPLLHGSWGAGGTRWVGRREFLDHTVRLAGRLLAAGVEAGDRVLVSGPSSVDLAAVHVACLRAGLVVVPVNGGYREAELAHLVGDCAPRAALVDHDGWADLLARLAPDLLVADTAVDLPDGDPGDRLDRATPGDPALLGYTSGTTGRPKGAVLTQANLLAGAWSVVVAWRWTGADRLLLCLPLFHMHGLGVGLHGTLLAGGSAVLQVGFAPDAVFNGLADHRCTMFFGVPTMYHRLADHPRVADLGALRLCVAGSAPLAADLHHRLAVKAGVAVLERYGMTETVMLVSNPFDGERRPGAVGFPLPGVEVQLAEETGEVLVRGPNVFAGYWDRPEATAEAFVEDGDEPWFRTGDLAAVDGDGYLSLVGRVKELIISGGLNVYPREVDDVLAGHPAVAEVAVAGVPSSEWGEEVVAWVVPVDGRECPTAADLRSYAGDHLASYKLPRQVVAVDALPRNALGKVVRHELRLPGT; encoded by the coding sequence GTGGACCAGCCCCGGCCGTGGACCGAGCACACCGACGGTGCTCCGTTCGACCTTCCGGAGCCGGGCACGCTGGTCGGCGCCTGGGCTTCGACCCTCTCCGATGATCCCGACCGGCCTCTGCTCCATGGTTCGTGGGGAGCTGGCGGGACACGGTGGGTCGGCCGGAGGGAGTTCCTCGACCACACGGTCCGGCTCGCTGGCCGTCTGTTAGCCGCTGGCGTGGAGGCCGGGGACCGCGTGTTGGTCTCCGGGCCGTCGTCAGTGGACCTGGCCGCTGTGCACGTGGCGTGCCTGCGGGCCGGCCTGGTGGTCGTGCCCGTCAATGGCGGTTACCGAGAGGCGGAGCTGGCTCACCTGGTCGGGGACTGCGCCCCACGGGCCGCCCTCGTCGACCACGACGGCTGGGCCGACCTCCTGGCCCGCTTGGCCCCCGACCTCCTGGTGGCCGACACCGCGGTGGACCTACCCGACGGCGACCCCGGCGATCGCCTGGATCGCGCGACTCCCGGTGATCCGGCCCTTCTCGGGTATACCTCAGGCACCACCGGGCGACCCAAAGGTGCCGTGCTCACCCAGGCCAACCTGCTGGCCGGAGCCTGGTCGGTGGTCGTGGCCTGGCGTTGGACCGGCGCCGACCGCCTGCTCCTCTGCTTGCCGCTGTTCCACATGCACGGCCTGGGAGTGGGCCTCCACGGCACCCTGCTGGCTGGAGGCTCGGCCGTCCTGCAGGTCGGCTTCGCTCCCGATGCCGTGTTCAACGGCCTAGCCGATCACCGCTGCACCATGTTCTTCGGCGTTCCGACCATGTATCACCGCCTAGCCGACCATCCTCGGGTGGCCGACCTCGGAGCGCTCCGGTTGTGCGTAGCCGGCTCGGCCCCCCTGGCCGCCGACCTGCACCACCGCCTGGCCGTCAAGGCCGGGGTGGCCGTGCTGGAGCGGTACGGCATGACCGAGACGGTGATGCTGGTGTCCAATCCGTTCGACGGCGAACGCCGTCCGGGTGCCGTGGGTTTCCCCCTGCCAGGCGTGGAGGTGCAGCTGGCCGAGGAAACCGGCGAGGTGCTGGTCCGGGGGCCGAACGTGTTCGCCGGCTACTGGGACCGGCCCGAAGCCACGGCGGAGGCCTTCGTGGAGGACGGCGACGAACCGTGGTTCCGGACCGGGGACCTCGCCGCGGTGGACGGTGACGGCTACCTGTCACTCGTGGGACGGGTGAAGGAGCTCATCATTAGCGGTGGCCTAAACGTTTATCCCCGGGAGGTCGACGACGTCCTGGCCGGCCACCCAGCGGTGGCCGAGGTGGCAGTAGCCGGGGTGCCGTCCTCCGAGTGGGGCGAGGAGGTGGTGGCCTGGGTGGTGCCAGTTGACGGACGGGAGTGCCCGACGGCGGCCGACCTTCGCTCCTACGCCGGAGACCATCTGGCCTCCTACAAACTGCCCCGCCAGGTGGTAGCCGTGGATGCCCTACCCCGCAATGCCCTCGGCAAGGTGGTTCGGCACGAGCTGCGGCTCCCGGGAACCTGA
- a CDS encoding DsbA family protein codes for MGDRPTRVDFHFDVICPWAYQTSLWMRDVRDRQGLEVDWRFFSLEEINLIEGKKHPWERDWSYGWSMMRVGALLKREDPALGDAWYLRAGTALHVEGRKPHRPEVAQDLLAEMGLDPSLVDEALADETTHDDVRSDHDRVVSLGGWGVPTLVFPGADEDKSRKLFGPVLIDPPTGEAADRLWDLVVGWLEFPHFFELQRPKTEADLTAVGRVFQPYLEAREWDTVANPTP; via the coding sequence ATGGGCGACCGACCGACCCGGGTGGACTTCCACTTCGACGTGATCTGTCCGTGGGCCTACCAGACGTCCTTGTGGATGCGCGACGTCCGGGACCGGCAGGGTCTTGAAGTGGACTGGCGGTTCTTCAGCCTCGAGGAGATCAACCTCATCGAAGGGAAGAAGCACCCGTGGGAGCGGGACTGGTCCTACGGGTGGTCGATGATGCGGGTCGGCGCCCTACTCAAGCGAGAGGACCCGGCCCTCGGCGACGCCTGGTACCTGCGGGCCGGAACGGCCCTCCACGTGGAGGGCCGTAAGCCCCACCGGCCCGAAGTAGCCCAGGACCTACTAGCTGAGATGGGCCTCGACCCGAGCCTTGTTGACGAAGCGCTGGCCGACGAAACCACCCACGACGATGTCCGGTCCGACCACGATCGGGTGGTGTCCCTCGGCGGCTGGGGTGTGCCGACTCTGGTCTTCCCGGGCGCCGACGAGGACAAGTCCCGCAAGCTGTTCGGTCCCGTGCTCATCGACCCCCCGACAGGCGAGGCCGCCGACAGGCTGTGGGACCTCGTGGTGGGCTGGCTGGAGTTCCCGCACTTCTTCGAACTGCAACGGCCCAAGACCGAGGCCGACCTGACCGCCGTCGGCCGGGTGTTCCAGCCCTACCTCGAGGCCCGGGAGTGGGACACCGTGGCCAACCCGACCCCCTAG
- a CDS encoding maleylpyruvate isomerase family mycothiol-dependent enzyme, translating into MEIDLDRGQILGGLEEIWSTWSGWADGLSGDDWATPSRCPGWTVQDNLAHLIGTERMLQGYQAPDVEYPTEHLKNPVAEGNERWVESMRPLSGPEVLAKFQTVSAERLGQLHAMSDDEILKVGWSPVGEVPYLRFMHVRIYDSWLHLEDCRAPLGHPSCAGGRPAEMSVAEVTTAAGFVIGKKAGAPDGSRVEVTLTGPVAATIRVAVDGRARVVEELDGEPTATLALSSNDWLALTGGRVDPVPLIEDGRVALGGDLVLARQLAERLAFTI; encoded by the coding sequence GTGGAGATCGACCTGGACCGAGGACAGATCCTGGGAGGGCTGGAGGAGATCTGGTCCACCTGGTCGGGCTGGGCGGACGGCCTGTCCGGGGACGACTGGGCCACGCCGAGCCGCTGCCCGGGGTGGACTGTCCAGGACAACCTGGCCCACCTCATCGGCACCGAGCGCATGCTCCAGGGCTACCAGGCGCCAGACGTCGAGTACCCAACCGAGCACCTGAAGAACCCGGTGGCCGAAGGCAACGAGCGGTGGGTGGAGTCGATGCGTCCATTGTCGGGGCCGGAGGTCCTAGCCAAGTTCCAGACCGTGTCGGCCGAGCGCCTCGGACAACTGCACGCCATGTCCGACGACGAGATCCTGAAGGTTGGCTGGTCGCCGGTGGGTGAGGTGCCGTACCTGCGCTTCATGCACGTTCGGATTTACGACTCGTGGCTGCACCTTGAGGACTGCCGGGCCCCGCTCGGCCACCCGTCCTGTGCAGGGGGACGACCGGCCGAGATGTCAGTGGCCGAGGTCACCACGGCCGCCGGCTTCGTGATCGGCAAGAAGGCCGGAGCGCCCGACGGGAGCCGGGTGGAGGTCACCCTGACCGGTCCGGTGGCCGCCACCATCCGGGTGGCCGTCGACGGTCGGGCCCGGGTGGTCGAGGAACTGGACGGCGAGCCCACGGCGACCCTTGCCCTATCGTCCAACGACTGGCTGGCCTTGACCGGGGGCCGAGTGGATCCGGTGCCCCTCATCGAGGACGGGCGGGTGGCCCTCGGCGGCGACCTCGTCCTGGCCCGCCAGTTAGCCGAGCGCCTGGCCTTCACCATCTGA
- the msrA gene encoding peptide-methionine (S)-S-oxide reductase MsrA translates to MAFGHRLLTVPDPADALPGRDQAVAVPAAHHVNGRSMVPPFPDGVDTVVLGMGCFWGAERKFWETPGVWTTAVGYAGGYTPNATYQEVCSGMTGHNEVVLVAYETDVLSLIDVLRVFWENHDPTQGMRQGNDVGTQYRSGIYVADDAQRAVAQSTRETYAARLTAAGFGEVTTEVLIHSEFFYAEDYHQQYLAKNPLGYCGIGGTGVSCPVGVPN, encoded by the coding sequence ATGGCCTTCGGACACCGGCTGCTGACCGTCCCCGATCCCGCTGACGCCCTCCCGGGGCGGGACCAGGCCGTGGCCGTGCCGGCGGCCCACCACGTCAACGGCCGGTCGATGGTGCCGCCGTTCCCAGACGGCGTGGACACCGTGGTCCTCGGCATGGGCTGCTTCTGGGGTGCCGAGCGGAAGTTCTGGGAGACCCCCGGCGTGTGGACCACTGCCGTGGGTTACGCCGGGGGCTACACCCCGAACGCCACCTACCAGGAGGTGTGCTCCGGGATGACCGGGCACAACGAGGTGGTCCTGGTGGCCTATGAAACCGACGTGCTGTCGCTGATCGACGTCCTGCGGGTGTTCTGGGAGAACCACGACCCCACCCAAGGCATGCGCCAGGGCAACGACGTGGGCACCCAGTACCGATCAGGGATCTACGTGGCTGACGACGCCCAACGGGCTGTCGCCCAGTCCACCCGGGAGACCTACGCCGCCCGGCTGACCGCCGCTGGCTTCGGCGAGGTCACCACCGAGGTCCTGATCCATTCCGAGTTCTTCTACGCCGAGGACTACCACCAGCAGTACCTGGCCAAGAACCCTTTGGGGTACTGCGGCATCGGGGGGACCGGCGTGTCTTGCCCGGTCGGCGTCCCCAACTGA
- a CDS encoding PEP-utilizing enzyme translates to MGTSWIIEGTVDPRWPINTRGNVGEVFPEVLTPLSYRLGVIAAEKAWRDAYVELGVTRASDFSGDDPVIIGLYGGYAYLNLSYLRILGVRAPGSSAEAIDIAFFGEGDPPPYEPRKGDRSLLSSLRILRSVLGALNTRSMPPMVSDSFARAEAHRARCPSLDAPDAELMAHLHAFPKAFGPAFHNHMLSSGLASIVTGMLADACVAAGEPGLVTHLVGSAGDVRSAEYSRDLYSIARAVQGQPALGAAFNLGVDGLLDRIASDRAAADFRERFAAFTATHGHRGPNDWELSSRNWENTPELALVAIDRMRLADHDLDPATRLAGDDARRAAAVDVVRPHVKGLDRRNFDKALLAAPWWAQAREATRDRAIRLGAPTKRVYRELVRRAAERGGDPDPTRVALLDPIDELPSYLADPASFAGVLAERGALYDRYTTVEPRFFITGQHEVPTIEALEADYASRPRSEPAQPGEVLTGASGCQGVARGRARVVMDPADAVDLEPGEVLVAPITDPAWTPLFLPSAAVVVDVGALMSHAVIVSRELGIPCVVSVENATERIPDGALVEVDGTTGTVTVLEH, encoded by the coding sequence ATGGGTACGTCGTGGATTATCGAAGGGACGGTCGACCCGCGTTGGCCGATCAACACCCGGGGCAATGTGGGGGAGGTCTTCCCCGAGGTGCTCACCCCCCTGTCCTACCGGTTGGGTGTCATCGCCGCCGAGAAGGCGTGGCGCGACGCCTACGTCGAACTCGGCGTGACCCGGGCGAGCGACTTCTCGGGCGACGATCCGGTGATTATCGGGTTGTACGGCGGCTACGCCTACCTCAACCTCTCCTACCTCAGGATCCTGGGCGTGCGCGCCCCCGGCTCCTCAGCCGAAGCGATCGACATCGCGTTCTTCGGCGAGGGCGACCCTCCGCCCTACGAACCCCGTAAGGGCGACCGCAGCCTGCTGTCGTCCCTGCGAATCCTGCGGTCGGTCCTCGGTGCCCTGAACACCCGATCTATGCCGCCCATGGTGTCCGACAGCTTCGCCAGGGCCGAGGCCCACCGTGCCCGATGCCCGTCACTGGACGCTCCGGATGCGGAGTTGATGGCCCACCTCCATGCCTTCCCTAAGGCTTTCGGACCGGCCTTCCACAACCACATGCTCTCGTCGGGCCTGGCTTCGATCGTGACCGGGATGCTGGCCGACGCATGCGTGGCAGCCGGCGAGCCCGGGCTCGTCACCCACTTGGTCGGGTCGGCCGGGGACGTGAGGTCAGCCGAATACTCCCGGGACCTCTACTCCATTGCCCGAGCGGTGCAGGGCCAGCCGGCCTTGGGTGCCGCGTTCAACCTCGGCGTGGACGGCCTTTTGGACAGAATCGCCAGCGACCGGGCGGCAGCCGACTTCCGGGAACGGTTCGCGGCATTCACGGCCACCCACGGTCACCGCGGACCCAACGACTGGGAGCTCTCGTCGCGGAACTGGGAGAACACCCCCGAACTGGCTCTGGTGGCCATCGACCGGATGCGCCTCGCCGACCACGATCTGGACCCGGCGACTCGCCTGGCCGGCGACGACGCCCGACGGGCTGCGGCCGTCGACGTGGTACGCCCCCACGTCAAGGGGCTCGACCGACGGAACTTCGACAAGGCGCTGCTTGCCGCCCCCTGGTGGGCTCAGGCCCGCGAAGCCACCCGCGACCGGGCCATCCGCCTCGGGGCACCCACCAAGCGCGTCTACCGGGAGCTGGTGCGGCGGGCCGCCGAGCGGGGTGGGGATCCCGACCCCACCCGGGTCGCCCTACTGGATCCGATCGATGAGCTGCCCTCCTATCTCGCTGATCCAGCCTCCTTTGCCGGTGTCCTGGCCGAACGCGGGGCCCTGTATGACCGCTACACGACGGTGGAGCCTCGTTTCTTCATCACCGGGCAGCACGAGGTCCCGACCATCGAGGCGTTGGAGGCCGACTACGCATCGCGGCCCCGGAGCGAGCCGGCACAGCCAGGAGAAGTGCTGACCGGGGCGTCGGGATGTCAGGGCGTGGCCCGGGGACGGGCCCGGGTGGTGATGGACCCGGCCGACGCCGTCGACCTGGAACCCGGCGAGGTGCTTGTGGCCCCCATCACCGATCCGGCGTGGACGCCGCTGTTCCTGCCCTCGGCCGCAGTGGTGGTCGACGTGGGGGCGCTGATGAGCCACGCGGTGATCGTGTCGCGTGAGCTCGGTATCCCGTGCGTGGTCTCCGTGGAGAATGCCACGGAACGGATCCCAGACGGTGCCCTAGTCGAGGTTGACGGAACGACCGGAACGGTCACTGTCCTGGAACACTGA
- a CDS encoding acyl-CoA/acyl-ACP dehydrogenase, with amino-acid sequence MDLAFTDEQDMLRDAVRGLCADAADTVRSLEDDPKGYDDGFWNQLATMGLTGLMLTEQHGGSAMGLLDAVVVYEEFGRSLVPSPHLASSVVAAGILAGAGSPDQQAEWLPLLAAGEAILVPAWLEPDNGSGPTGVQLEARPDGDTTVLTGTKRHVPFASSADRLVVVARTGDDVDLYLVDPAADGVSLTLQQTVAGDTQYRVDLDGVRIPTTNRIGDSGTGWDTWHTVMLDTMVLVAALAIGAAQATHALTTDYARERHQFDKPIGSFQSISHYLSDGITAIEGGRVLVHQAAWARDQGRDVTTLAPMAKLFATQTCRDVTGVAIQVHGGMGFTVECDAQLYFRRAKSWQLNWVGPERLEELIAAGILD; translated from the coding sequence ATGGATCTGGCCTTCACCGACGAACAGGACATGCTGCGCGACGCGGTCCGCGGCCTCTGCGCCGACGCTGCCGACACCGTGCGGTCCCTGGAAGACGACCCGAAGGGCTACGACGACGGATTCTGGAACCAGCTGGCCACCATGGGCCTGACCGGTCTGATGCTCACCGAGCAACACGGGGGCTCGGCCATGGGCCTCCTGGACGCCGTTGTCGTCTACGAGGAGTTCGGACGCAGCCTGGTGCCATCGCCCCACCTGGCGTCATCCGTGGTGGCGGCCGGGATTCTGGCCGGTGCCGGTTCGCCCGACCAGCAGGCTGAGTGGCTGCCCCTCCTGGCTGCCGGCGAAGCCATCCTCGTCCCGGCGTGGTTGGAGCCCGACAACGGGTCCGGACCGACCGGAGTGCAACTGGAGGCCCGTCCCGACGGCGACACCACGGTCCTGACCGGCACCAAGCGCCACGTGCCCTTCGCCTCGTCCGCCGACCGCCTGGTTGTGGTGGCCCGCACCGGAGATGACGTCGACCTCTACTTGGTGGACCCGGCCGCCGACGGAGTGTCGCTGACCCTGCAACAGACGGTGGCCGGCGACACCCAGTACCGGGTCGACCTGGACGGCGTGCGTATCCCGACCACCAACCGGATCGGCGACTCCGGAACCGGCTGGGACACCTGGCACACCGTGATGCTCGACACCATGGTCCTGGTGGCCGCTCTGGCAATCGGGGCTGCCCAGGCCACCCACGCCCTAACCACCGACTACGCCCGCGAACGACACCAGTTCGACAAGCCGATCGGCTCCTTCCAGTCGATCAGCCACTACCTGTCCGATGGGATCACGGCCATCGAGGGAGGTCGGGTGCTCGTGCACCAGGCGGCGTGGGCTCGGGACCAGGGGCGGGACGTCACCACGCTGGCCCCTATGGCCAAGCTGTTCGCCACCCAGACCTGCCGGGACGTGACCGGCGTGGCTATCCAGGTCCACGGCGGGATGGGCTTCACCGTGGAGTGCGACGCCCAGCTCTATTTCCGACGGGCCAAGTCATGGCAGCTCAACTGGGTCGGACCCGAACGGCTTGAAGAACTGATCGCTGCCGGAATCCTGGACTGA
- a CDS encoding MaoC family dehydratase N-terminal domain-containing protein, with protein MTAPIPDALAPVPEEVEARIGVVQYEEEGGFPVEHGYVWTTCASVQNGNPLFWDEDMATDLTGGPIAPPTMLSVWFRPHHWSPGRSEPAVPLQAHFDLKENLDLPEAIISSNTNTFHEPVRIGDRVRSRQILRSVSEPKTTRLGHGRFWTIDVEYLNQDDALLGVESYTAFGYRRPEEAGPTDTEEDC; from the coding sequence GTGACCGCCCCGATCCCCGATGCCCTGGCCCCCGTCCCTGAAGAGGTAGAGGCCCGGATCGGCGTCGTGCAGTACGAGGAGGAGGGTGGCTTTCCCGTCGAGCACGGCTACGTCTGGACCACATGTGCTTCGGTCCAGAACGGAAACCCGCTGTTCTGGGACGAGGACATGGCCACCGACCTCACCGGCGGTCCTATCGCCCCGCCGACCATGCTCTCGGTCTGGTTCCGTCCCCACCACTGGTCCCCGGGGCGATCCGAGCCGGCGGTGCCGCTCCAGGCCCACTTCGACCTCAAGGAGAATCTGGACCTCCCCGAGGCCATCATCTCCTCGAATACCAACACCTTCCACGAGCCGGTCCGCATCGGCGATCGGGTGCGGTCCCGGCAGATCCTTCGGTCGGTTAGCGAGCCAAAGACCACACGGCTAGGGCACGGCCGGTTCTGGACCATCGACGTCGAGTACCTCAACCAGGACGATGCTCTCCTGGGTGTGGAGTCCTACACGGCCTTCGGCTATCGACGGCCCGAGGAGGCAGGGCCCACCGATACGGAGGAGGACTGCTGA
- a CDS encoding CoA transferase, with protein MVDRPLLDGVTVLDLASVGPAVRASRWLADWGADVVKVGPVPRDAGVQIVPPPYAYSAHRGMRRVLLDLKSDGGREAFLRLATTADVVIESFRPGVVDRLGIGHEAVRARNPGIVYCSTTGYGQSGPRAGWAGHDLNYLAVGGYLHCSGRDCDGGPALPGATVADSAGGGLQAVAAICAALAARAVTGEGTRLDVSIADGVLSLMSLAVDEYLAEGTRPGPRHGLLTGRYAWYDVYRAADDGWLAVGAIEPHFFANLCRALGCDRWIDHQYDDDAIDAMRSDFAAAFARRSRDEWVADLGPADTCVSAVHDITEVVDDEQFRARGLFTEVVHPTAGPIPQVAAPLAGQVDATTLAIHDQAVPCTEEVLGAVGFSDDELSVLRADGVIA; from the coding sequence GTGGTCGACCGCCCCCTTCTCGACGGTGTGACCGTCCTGGACCTCGCCTCGGTAGGACCCGCTGTACGGGCCTCGCGGTGGCTGGCCGACTGGGGAGCTGACGTGGTCAAGGTGGGGCCCGTCCCTCGGGACGCCGGGGTGCAGATAGTTCCGCCCCCCTACGCCTACAGCGCCCATCGGGGCATGCGCCGGGTGCTCCTCGATCTCAAGTCGGACGGCGGTCGGGAGGCCTTCCTGCGCCTGGCCACCACGGCTGACGTGGTCATCGAGAGCTTCCGGCCTGGGGTGGTAGACCGGCTGGGCATCGGCCACGAGGCCGTCAGAGCCCGGAATCCGGGGATCGTCTACTGCTCCACCACCGGCTATGGCCAGAGCGGCCCCCGCGCCGGCTGGGCCGGCCATGACCTGAACTACCTGGCCGTCGGCGGCTACCTCCACTGCTCAGGACGCGACTGCGACGGCGGACCGGCCCTACCTGGAGCCACGGTGGCCGACAGCGCCGGGGGTGGCCTCCAGGCGGTGGCCGCCATCTGCGCTGCCCTGGCTGCCCGAGCCGTGACCGGAGAGGGCACTCGCCTGGACGTCTCGATCGCCGACGGCGTCCTGTCTCTTATGTCTCTGGCCGTCGACGAGTACCTGGCCGAAGGAACCCGGCCCGGCCCCCGCCACGGCCTGCTGACCGGGCGGTACGCCTGGTACGACGTCTACCGGGCGGCCGACGACGGGTGGCTGGCCGTGGGCGCCATCGAGCCCCACTTCTTCGCCAACCTCTGCCGAGCCCTGGGCTGCGACCGGTGGATTGACCACCAGTACGACGACGACGCAATCGACGCCATGCGGTCCGACTTCGCCGCCGCCTTCGCCCGACGCAGCCGAGACGAGTGGGTGGCTGACCTAGGACCGGCCGACACCTGCGTGTCAGCTGTCCACGACATCACCGAGGTGGTCGACGACGAGCAGTTCCGGGCCCGGGGCCTATTCACCGAGGTCGTTCATCCGACGGCTGGCCCGATTCCCCAGGTAGCCGCCCCCCTGGCCGGTCAGGTTGACGCCACCACCCTGGCCATCCACGACCAGGCCGTCCCGTGCACCGAGGAGGTCCTGGGTGCCGTCGGCTTCTCCGATGACGAGCTGTCGGTCCTGCGGGCCGATGGGGTGATCGCGTGA
- a CDS encoding acyl-CoA dehydrogenase family protein, producing MNFDFSPEQEAFRAEVEAFLDANDDPEVFDPTRENMAQIVDTPKRRALMKKLGEQGWLGITWPREYGGQEGDGVYEYILNEALAARGGPQIGKGVGIIGKTLIAHGSEFLKEEFLPKILANEVEFAVGYSEPEAGSDAAAMKLKATETEGGWILNGQKTWTTSAHFAEWYWVGARTDPDAPKHFGITLFLVPMDHPGITVQGIWTMGDERTNDVFFDDVFVPEEYVVGQLNHGFQYISQALDLERFTMFTFSPVKQRLDLLLDHVRTATRDGQPLREDPRVRSRIARLATTAAVAHGMGLRVVDASMKAEAGGGAPPTIEASEYKLFTTEFSKVLADASMDLGGPGTQLRVGTVEAPMVGRAESTYRYTVLDTIGGGTSEVQKNIISRRGLGLPKNF from the coding sequence ATGAACTTCGACTTCTCCCCCGAACAGGAGGCCTTCCGGGCCGAGGTCGAGGCGTTCCTGGACGCCAACGACGACCCTGAGGTGTTCGACCCCACCCGGGAGAACATGGCCCAAATCGTCGACACTCCCAAGCGTCGGGCCCTTATGAAGAAGTTGGGCGAACAGGGTTGGCTGGGTATCACCTGGCCCCGGGAGTACGGCGGCCAGGAGGGCGATGGTGTCTACGAGTACATCCTCAACGAGGCCCTGGCGGCCCGGGGTGGCCCCCAAATCGGCAAGGGCGTCGGCATCATCGGCAAGACCCTGATCGCCCACGGTTCGGAGTTCCTCAAGGAGGAGTTCCTCCCAAAGATCCTGGCCAACGAGGTGGAGTTCGCCGTCGGCTACAGCGAGCCGGAGGCCGGATCCGATGCCGCTGCCATGAAGCTCAAGGCCACTGAGACCGAGGGCGGCTGGATTCTGAACGGCCAGAAGACCTGGACCACCTCGGCCCACTTCGCCGAGTGGTACTGGGTGGGCGCCCGCACCGACCCGGACGCCCCGAAGCATTTCGGCATCACTCTCTTCCTGGTCCCAATGGATCACCCCGGGATCACCGTGCAGGGCATCTGGACTATGGGCGACGAGCGCACCAACGACGTGTTCTTCGACGACGTGTTCGTCCCCGAGGAGTACGTGGTTGGCCAGCTCAACCACGGCTTCCAGTACATCTCCCAGGCCCTCGACCTGGAGCGCTTCACAATGTTCACCTTCTCGCCAGTGAAGCAGCGCCTGGACCTACTACTCGACCACGTTCGCACTGCCACCCGGGACGGCCAACCGCTCAGGGAGGACCCGAGGGTGCGGTCCCGGATCGCCCGCCTAGCCACCACGGCGGCTGTCGCCCACGGCATGGGCCTCAGGGTGGTGGACGCCTCCATGAAGGCCGAAGCCGGCGGTGGGGCCCCACCCACCATCGAGGCTTCGGAGTACAAACTGTTCACCACTGAGTTCTCCAAGGTGCTGGCCGACGCCTCCATGGACTTGGGAGGACCTGGGACCCAGCTACGGGTAGGCACCGTCGAGGCCCCCATGGTCGGGCGGGCCGAGTCCACCTACCGCTACACCGTGCTGGACACCATCGGAGGGGGCACCTCGGAGGTCCAGAAGAACATCATCTCCCGGCGTGGCCTCGGCCTCCCGAAGAACTTCTAG